The Camelina sativa cultivar DH55 chromosome 16, Cs, whole genome shotgun sequence sequence atttacatattagTGCCTTGTCGGGAAATTCGAACCTTCTTTCCATTTGTAAAAGATGTTACCAACTATTATTGACCAAGAATTAAAAAGTGATACCGACACTAAACCATATACAATTATACATACTGTAGTTCACAAATATCTGAATCCTTTTGATCTCAATACATTTTCAAATCTAATGAGTAATGAGCAGCAATGAATAAACTCAAATCAATTTGATGTAGCCTCTGGCTCTAGTGtggattaaaaaatatatatacttcacaGATTAGTGCTGTAGTTTAGTGGTTGACCAAGTTTAGCTTAAGTCTTAAGAATTCTTTGTAACCATTTAAATCATAACCAAATCATAGGGAATGACGTCAAAAAAATAGTGTAATATTATAACCAATGTTCTAAAATACGCTAGACGCTAGCCGGGGATAGACCACCGTTTAGCGTATAACCGCATATGCGGCTGTATATACGAAATATATacgataaatatattttattaaaaatatatataaatataaatatattacatataaataattaaatatatataataaaaacaaaataaatatcaaaatctttgtaaaaatatttataaaattgtcAAACCAATAGTATCAACCTTTATATACAAGAATCCATTGGAACTTTGAATAATTTctgaaaataattacaaaagacAAATATGCGGTGAGATtccaaaacagagttttacgatatcaaaactctgttttacgatatcaaaacagagttttacgatatcaaaactcaaactcaaacataGTTTTATGATATTAAGAATTATAGTTCTTTaatcaacaagaaaacaacGATAGATGAtaaagccaaaaaagaaaaatcatataatcaaaacaagagAAGGAGAGTAAAGAAAACCTGAAGACTCTCTGTATATAGAATGAAGTTTGAGAAACAACCTAAGTGTCACGGCAGCAGAAAACCATAATAAAGTTTAACGTTTTATCAATTTATAGATCTATAGCTTGATTGaaggtagaaaaaaaaacttaccgtATAGTCATTCGTATATACGCCGTATAAACAATCGTATTCAACCAATCCATATTTGTTAAACGCTTAGCCTAAAAACGGTACAATGAGTCACCATATACCATATTGTCATCGTATATACGGTCATTAGACGGTATTTTAGAACATTGATTATAACGGTTGCTTTTTGAAAAGAAGACCAAAGCCCTTTTCGTAATTTCAGGCTCTTTTAGCAAAAAGCAAGCACGTGTTCTCAAATTAACCATAGTTAAAACCTTTCAAATATGTATAACCATGATTAAAATGTTAGTTACCCTCTTCTATAATAAACccttttcttcatctctctcattGTCTTCTCACTTCCTTCTTTAGTCTCTCTACTCCACAGTTCTACTCAACCGTCCAACTTCCAATGGCGGCATCACGAGCTTTCTCTCTCCTCGCACTCGCTCTATCTCTCCTCGCCGTAGCTTCCACCGTCTCCGGCCATAACATCACTCAAATCCTCTCCGATACACCGGACTATTCATCATTCAACAGCTACCTTTCTCAAACGAAACTCGACGACGAAATAAACAGCCGCACTACCATCACCGTCCTCGTACTCAACAATGCCGCGATGTCTTCCCTCGCCGGAAAACACCCACTCTCCGTCGTCAAAAACGCTCTCAGCCTCCTCGTCCTCCTCGACTACTACGATCCTTTGAAACTCCACCAGCTCTCTAAAGGCACAACTCTCACCACCACGCTTTACCAAACCACCGGACACGCTCCCGGAAACCTAGGGTTCGTCAACGTCACCGATCTCAAAGGAGGCAAAGTAGGATTCGGCTCCGCAGCTCCTGGATCCAAGCTCGACTCATCCTACACCAAGTCCGTTAAACAAATCCCTTACAACATCTCCGTCCTCGAAATCAACGCTCCGATCATCGCTCCCGGAATCTTAACCGCACCTGCTCCTTCTTCCGGCGGACTCAGCAACATCACCGGACTTCTCGAGAAAGCTGGTTGTAAAACCTTCGCGGGTTTGCTCGTTTCGAGTGGTGTACTCAAAACATACGTATCCACCGTTGAAAAAGGCTTGACTGTTTTTGCACCGTCCGATGAAGCTTTTAAAGCGAAAGGTGTACCAGATCTGACGAAGCTCACGCAAGCTGAGGTGGTCTCGCTCCTAGAATATCACGCCCTCGCTGAGTACAAACCTAAAGGCTCATTAAAGACTAACAAAGACGCTATCTCCACGTTAGCCACTAACGGCGCCGGTAAATACGATTTAACGACGTCAACTTCCGGCGACGAGGTTATCCTTCACACCGGCGTTGGTCCGTCGAGACTCGCCGACACGGTCGTCGATGAGACACCTGTCGTGATATTCACGGTGGATAATGTGCTTCTCCCCACTGAGCTTTTCGGAAAATCTCCATCTCCTGCGCCGGCACCGGAACCGGTTAGTGCACCGACACCGTCTCCGGCTAAGTCACCGTCTCCAGTAGAAGCACCTACTCCGACCGCAGCTTCTCCGCCGGCACCTCCGGTGGATGAATCTTCGCCGGAAGGAGCTCCGTCAGACTCGCCGACAAGTTCAGAGGACAGTAATGCGAAAAACGCGGCGTTTCACGTGGAGGCTCCTCCTGCGCTGCTGTTCACCGCATTGGTTGCCGCCACATCTCTCTTGTTATAATAAAACCCTTTACAAGCTCGCGTAATTACGGAGAGTGCCACTCCcttcttttttagttttcgacgagtttatttatttttttgtgattctgtTTGTCAAGACTGGGATTAGAGTACTAGTAGTAAGGGTTTAAGCTaaatcttttttagtttttaatgtagactttgttttgtttgttttggtgttttattgTAGTACTGTTGAAACCATCTTCTAATTAActagttttggtgtttttggatttttgtcttGGCCTTTATATTTGTtctaattttacaattaacgCTTAACCAACGTCGTAACTTTTTTTGCGTCGTGTTACAAATTGCACAATGCAGTGGTTCGTCGGAACTTGAACTTGTGATATACCAGGCCCCACGTGTGAGAGTAAGCGAAGAGCCCCCTTCGTGTTTTAAccaaaagtttaaatttttaaaaaataaaaatctgatcAGACACTCTAAAGTCTAATCTAAGGTAGcccaattattttattttttctcttgaGCCCAATGGGCTATGAATCCAATAATCCCACATCACCGACACAGCCTGTCGTTTTAATATGATAAAACGACACTCATTTTAGAAGGTTACGGCTTCAAAAAAGTCCCCGCCTTTTCTCTTTGGTCCGAGAGAACTAGAGGAAACGCTAATG is a genomic window containing:
- the LOC104749241 gene encoding fasciclin-like arabinogalactan protein 10: MAASRAFSLLALALSLLAVASTVSGHNITQILSDTPDYSSFNSYLSQTKLDDEINSRTTITVLVLNNAAMSSLAGKHPLSVVKNALSLLVLLDYYDPLKLHQLSKGTTLTTTLYQTTGHAPGNLGFVNVTDLKGGKVGFGSAAPGSKLDSSYTKSVKQIPYNISVLEINAPIIAPGILTAPAPSSGGLSNITGLLEKAGCKTFAGLLVSSGVLKTYVSTVEKGLTVFAPSDEAFKAKGVPDLTKLTQAEVVSLLEYHALAEYKPKGSLKTNKDAISTLATNGAGKYDLTTSTSGDEVILHTGVGPSRLADTVVDETPVVIFTVDNVLLPTELFGKSPSPAPAPEPVSAPTPSPAKSPSPVEAPTPTAASPPAPPVDESSPEGAPSDSPTSSEDSNAKNAAFHVEAPPALLFTALVAATSLLL